TGTGTGTCCTTGGTTGGTGGACTGGAGGTTGGCGTTTCCCTGAAATGAATAAAACATGTCAATGTACTGACAAGAGCACAcaggttttttttttacctgtatGGCAGAGATTTTTTAACAATTATATTAGCATGTTTTAGGTTTTCTTACAAATAGATTTGATGGACCTATTGACCCCTTACAGGTTCTTTAGAATGAGTCTCACCATTCAGTTGTCGTCTTTGTTGGAGTCCTGATGAATTCTGGGTCAGACACTGGGGCTTTTCTGTACATCAAATTAGAGATCAACTGGTAAACAACTGGCAGTCAAATCACATATTAAATTCATAGTAACTGTTTTTTTGTTTCAAGGTAATATTCGTATCTCTACCTGGATGAGGTATCTTTGCTCCTCTTAAGAAACCAAAGTATTACACAGATTCCAGCAATGAGACACATTGAACCCATCACTGCACCAACCACTGTACCTGTGAATGAGAGAGATGACAAGAGAAGACAGAGGTCAACTTCCCAGGTACACTACACCAAAGCCTCATGCAAaggttgagaatgacacaaattcaATTTTTCACAAAtgtgctgcctcagtgtctttagatatttttgtcagatgttactatggaatactgaagtataattacaagcatttcataagtgtcaaaggcttttattgacaattacatgaagttgatgtcAACATTTGAAGTGTTGACCCtactttttcaagacctctgcaatccaccctggcatgctgtcaattaacttctggggccacatcctgactgatggcagcccattcttgcataatcaatgcttggagtttgtcagaatttgtgggtttttgtttgtccacctgcctcttgaagATTGAcgacaagttctcaatgggattaaggcctggggagtttcctggtcatggacccaaaatatcgatgttttgttccccgtgccacttagttatcacgtttgccttatggcaaggtgctccatcatgatagaaaaggcattgttcgtcaccaaactgttcctggatggttgggagaagttgctctcggaggacgtgttggtaccattctttattcatggctgtgttcttaggcaaaattgtgagtgagcccactcctttggctgagaagcaaccccatacatgaatggtctcagaatgctttactgttggcatgacacaggactgatggtagtacTCAACTTGTCTTCTCCGGGAaagtttttttccggatgccccaaacaatcggaaaggggattcatcagagaaaatgactttaccccagtcctcagcaatccaatccctgtaccttttgcagaatatcagtctgtccctgatgtttttcctggagataaatggcttctttgctgcccttcttgacaccaggccatcctccaaaagtcttcgcctcactgtgagtgcagatgcactcacacctgcctgctgccattcctgtgccccgatcccgcagctgaatcaactttaggagacagtcctgtcgcttgctggactttcttgggcgccctgaagccttcttcacaacaattgaaccgctctccttgaagttcttgatgatccaataaatggttgatttaggtgcaatcttactggcagcaatatccttgcctgtgaagccctttttgtgcaaagcaatgatgacggcacgtgtttccttgcaggtaaccatggtagACAGAGGAAGAAcgaatgattccaagcaccaccctccttttgaagcttccagcctgttattcaaactcaatcagcatgacagagtgatctccagccttgcccacgtcaacactcacacctgtgttaacgagagaatcactgacatgatgtcagctggtccttttgtggcagggctgaaatgcagtggaaatggcAAATAGCGACTATGCAATTAATTaaaattcatctgatcactcttcataacattctggagtatatgcaaattgccataacacagaggcagcagactttgtgaaaattaatatttgtgtcattctcaaaacttttggccacgactctaAATATGACTCTGCACTACACCTGAAAGTTGAATAGTAAAACAGTTAGTCAATAGGTTGATTATGACCTGTCATTATTAGAGTAACAACCACTGATCCTGTCATCATCAGAGACCTGAGATTGACCTAGCACAGAAATACACAGGCAGTAGTTCATCGTGAACACAGGaagtacatcatcatgaacacaGGCCCTAAATCACCATGACATCATGTTCCTGATCATGTCAATATATATTATggtggtattaaccctaaccatttCTCACCTGCAAATGAAGCTTGATCCCTAGTTGGAATCACCATGGAGACCTTCTTGACGGCAACACCGGATGATGCTACACACCCAACCCTGGTGTCTTTGTCAGGTAGACTGGACGCTGCCACCATGGCAGTTATGGTGACAGTGACTGTTTCATTGGGATGGGTGACATCAGCCATGGTGGATTTGTCTAGACTGATGTTTTCTATGTGGTCCCAGGTTACTATAGGAACAGGTCGTCCAgtagcagaacaggacagagtgGTGTGACTGTTGTTGGTTTGTGTGATGAGGAGTGAGGGTCCATACAGCTCTATAGAACAACAACAGACACAGTTCACAGTGAATGTAAATACTATCATGTTTTCATGTACATCAAGGTCAAATGGATGCATGATAATTTGAGGGAATTGTTCCTGGGTTAATCATTTACACACAGGTCAAGGTAAAACAATGGATTGGAGGCATTGGAGGCCATTGTTCCTGTTTTAAAGGGACATAACATTGTTTTAAGACGCCAAAAGTAGTCTAATGTTAAAGTGAATTGACATTATACAATTTGGATTATAGAGTGTAATGTCCCTTAAACCCCTCCTTAGTTATCATATATTACCATTAATCTGGAGGCAGGTCCTGCCACTGATAGCTCCCTCTGGATAGGCGTTAAACAGACACTTGTAGCAGGACTCGTCTCCTCTTGACACTCCTCTGATGACGATAGAGCAGTTCTGCAGACCCTCGTCTTCAAACTCCACGTTCCTCTGAAAAGGTGGGTTGACTACTGGTCCAAATCGTTTGTTGTAGGTGGCCACATTTTCAGTCGCCCCTGGTGTCACTTTCTGCCAGGTGACTTGAAGCACATCTTTGGGTTTCATGAGCCTGCAGCTGAAGTGAGCATCCTCTCCCAGGGTTGCTATGACAACCTGCTGTGTTCTCACCAGCTGAGAGAGCCCTGCATGAAGATAGTTACAGCCTGTTTAGTACACACATCTAATACAGCGCTAGATTTTAGCAACCTGCAGTGAACACTGTGAAGGGATAAGACAACTGCATAAATACATTTAAAGGTATATGCAGTGTTGCATCAATCATTTCAATTCCCATTCTGTATGTTTGTACATTTCAAAGGACTCTTGGAAGACTAGCCCTTGGACTAAAATAAATCCTATCAAATTTAATGCTGGAATATGTCACTTTTGGGCGACCAGACCAAATTCACAAAGAAATGAATTTATAGAAATTAtatatctgtcattctcattgacagcaagtctaagaagtggtagatctgttttAATGtgagctatttctatgcttccagtTTTGTTGCAGCTGAAAGTACAATATTTTTTTGGTTTtggaaatatatttcacagtgttttagatggtacaatgattctctacactaagCATGGAtggttttgtcacataaactgaaattaggcaaactactAGAATTTTTGTTAATAAGACACATGTATTTTGAGCCAAGACAGTATTTTAAGCTGAGAGTTTCAGCAAACTCAGGTTTTTTGATTCATCTCAAATTGAGTAAAAATCATTGGCTCAGTGAAGTATTCCACGTCAGCTAAAGAATCCTCCCAATTCAAATGTCCAGGAAACTGGGATATTTAGGCTCCATTGACTTTTTATAAGTTGCATGTTTTACAGTATAGAACAGGAAGATGCTGATGTTTGTATACTAATGGTGACTGGACTGGCTATTCACCAGTTAGCTTCAATAATGTTCAAAATATAATACTTTTCATTGAATTCAATGTATTCCTTTAAGGACTATCTGCTACAGTTACAACTTATGTATAATGCACCTATAAGTGTAGTGTAGTTATCTACATCTCATAATGAACCGCAACTCTGAAATTGATAATACTGTATAACTTACATTTAAGACCTACAGACCTATCATGTATTTCATATGAACACGGATGTAACTCACCCTCAGGAAGGAATAGCAGCAGAAGAGTAAGGTAACTTTTAACACAAGCCATGGCAGCAATGTGTGGCCAGGTGAGGCAAGGTGATGTAAATGGACCTCTGGATAATGTGTGGCAAAGTAGTATTTCATACTAGAAACCGTTTTCAAATGAGGCATTGTGGGAGGCATGGTAACGTGGTCCGTTGGATAGTTTAAATACTAACACGCGCTGTTTTAGTTTAAAAACTAACAAGAAACCTTGTTGGCCAATTTTGTGTTGTGAGCTCCTCCCACAGAGAAAATGACAGTTGCTAGTCTCTCCACAGCTCCTCCTCCAttgaaagtgaaagtgaaagtaaaCACAGAACAGTATCAGGAAAACACCGGAGAACACAGTATCAGGAAAACACCGTTGCAAGGTTGGAGGTAATAACATTATGTATCATCAAGCTAAGTGAATCTAATGGTGAGATTAACTTAACCTATATGAAGGTTTTatcgtgtgtgtgtcagtaccaTTGCTTGCTCAAAGATGTAGCTGTGAAGTAAGTCTCTCCCTACAGCCGTTTGATTGGCCCAGCAAATTGAGTGTGAAAAGATAAGGGTGGCGTCTGAACTAGGCTCCACACAGCAAGCAGATTTGATTTGTACGTATAGGGTACATGTGCAGCCAGCATGCACAACCAAGTGTGTGTGGGAAAGACATGTAAGATATTCATGTGTCAAGGGGAAATGGACTAGCCTGAGTACCAGTCTCTAGCTAACATTCAAtgttttataagaaacattaatccGTTAAAT
This genomic interval from Oncorhynchus clarkii lewisi isolate Uvic-CL-2024 chromosome 18, UVic_Ocla_1.0, whole genome shotgun sequence contains the following:
- the LOC139372418 gene encoding nectin 1a-like; amino-acid sequence: MACVKSYLTLLLLFLPEGLSQLVRTQQVVIATLGEDAHFSCRLMKPKDVLQVTWQKVTPGATENVATYNKRFGPVVNPPFQRNVEFEDEGLQNCSIVIRGVSRGDESCYKCLFNAYPEGAISGRTCLQINELYGPSLLITQTNNSHTTLSCSATGRPVPIVTWDHIENISLDKSTMADVTHPNETVTVTITAMVAASSLPDKDTRVGCVASSGVAVKKVSMVIPTRDQASFAGTVVGAVMGSMCLIAGICVILWFLKRSKDTSSRKAPVSDPEFIRTPTKTTTEWETPTSSPPTKDTQTFTPSRMTTPISSPFKILDSLSSSAKRMMQQAQGVVKKISPERPDDLQCRRKLLEGDEN